A section of the Pseudomonas fluorescens genome encodes:
- a CDS encoding ArsR/SmtB family transcription factor, with the protein MTSRKTTSADTAQCSTTSHDAATDALAMSQSDVAVLAETFRLLGDQSRLKILLQCMHGSVAVGDIAEALDLSQSLVSHHLRLLRGARLVRGERQAKHIFYSIADQHVSQVLQDMAVHISEDKADD; encoded by the coding sequence ATGACGTCCCGCAAAACCACCAGCGCCGACACCGCGCAATGCTCGACCACCAGCCACGACGCGGCGACCGATGCCCTCGCAATGTCGCAAAGTGACGTCGCTGTTCTGGCCGAGACCTTCCGCCTGCTGGGCGACCAATCGCGATTGAAGATCCTGCTGCAGTGCATGCATGGCTCGGTCGCCGTGGGGGACATCGCCGAAGCGCTCGACCTGTCGCAGTCTCTGGTCAGCCATCACCTGCGGCTGCTGCGCGGTGCGCGCCTCGTGCGCGGCGAACGCCAAGCCAAGCACATCTTCTACAGCATCGCGGACCAGCACGTCAGCCAGGTGCTGCAGGACATGGCGGTCCACATTTCCGAGGACAAAGCCGACGACTGA
- a CDS encoding ArsR/SmtB family transcription factor produces MTPRKPASAPPKGPSTDLASLSQNDVTILAETFRLLGDPSRLKVMLCCMKGSTSVSDIAEAVELSQSLVSHHLRLLRGARLVKGARQSKQIFYEVADKHVSQVLLDMAIHIVEDNSDD; encoded by the coding sequence ATGACTCCACGCAAACCAGCCAGTGCCCCACCGAAGGGCCCAAGCACCGATCTGGCCTCCCTGTCACAGAATGACGTGACCATCCTGGCCGAGACTTTCCGGCTCCTGGGCGATCCGTCGCGGCTCAAGGTCATGCTGTGCTGCATGAAGGGGTCCACGTCGGTAAGCGACATCGCGGAAGCCGTCGAACTCTCGCAGTCGTTGGTCAGCCATCACCTTCGACTGTTGCGTGGAGCCCGTCTGGTCAAGGGCGCGCGCCAGTCCAAGCAGATCTTCTATGAGGTAGCGGACAAGCACGTGAGCCAGGTGCTGCTGGACATGGCCATCCACATCGTTGAGGACAACAGCGACGACTAG
- a CDS encoding cation diffusion facilitator family transporter yields the protein MSQSHAHDHGHDHDHDHDHTPTVTSANERKVLLSFFLIFGFMVVEAVGGVLSGSLALLADAGHMLTDAAALALAYAAFRFGRRAADSKRTFGYLRFEVIAGFLNAVTLFAIVAWIAYEAWERLQAPPVILAGPMMIVAVLGLLVNVLVLWIMTRGETDHVNVKGAILHVMGDLLGSVGAIVAAIVIYLTGWTPIDPILSVLVAALILRSAWKLLAKSIHILLEGAPEDASPEKVEQGLMGAVPGLAAVSHVHVWQLTSGRTMATLHVRPNVDEEARAVVKRVEAVLREQFSIEHATVGIDWNSGTDENVCSLQPTSERQDHSGHDHSGHDHSGHDHSGHDHGNHKHGGGHSHGHDHDHSAPGHRH from the coding sequence ATGTCCCAATCCCACGCACATGACCATGGTCACGATCACGACCATGATCATGACCACACCCCGACCGTGACCAGCGCCAACGAGCGCAAGGTCCTGCTGTCCTTTTTCCTGATCTTCGGCTTCATGGTCGTGGAGGCCGTCGGAGGCGTGCTGTCGGGCTCGCTGGCCTTGCTGGCCGACGCGGGCCACATGCTGACCGACGCCGCGGCGCTCGCACTGGCCTACGCAGCATTCCGGTTCGGCCGCCGCGCGGCCGACAGCAAGCGCACCTTCGGCTACCTGCGCTTCGAGGTCATCGCCGGTTTCCTGAACGCCGTGACCCTGTTCGCGATCGTCGCTTGGATCGCCTACGAGGCGTGGGAGCGGCTGCAGGCGCCGCCCGTGATCCTGGCCGGCCCGATGATGATCGTCGCCGTGCTCGGCCTGCTGGTGAACGTGCTCGTGCTGTGGATCATGACCCGCGGAGAGACCGATCACGTCAACGTGAAGGGGGCCATCCTGCACGTGATGGGCGACCTGCTCGGCTCGGTCGGCGCCATCGTCGCTGCGATCGTCATCTACCTCACGGGCTGGACGCCGATCGATCCCATCCTGTCGGTCCTGGTCGCGGCGCTGATCCTGCGCAGCGCATGGAAGCTGCTCGCCAAGTCGATCCACATCCTGCTGGAAGGCGCGCCGGAGGATGCTTCGCCGGAGAAGGTGGAGCAAGGCCTGATGGGCGCCGTGCCGGGCCTGGCGGCCGTCAGCCACGTTCACGTGTGGCAGCTCACCTCCGGGCGCACGATGGCCACGCTGCACGTTCGCCCCAACGTGGACGAGGAAGCACGCGCCGTGGTCAAGCGCGTCGAAGCGGTGCTTCGAGAGCAATTCAGCATCGAACACGCCACGGTCGGGATCGACTGGAACTCGGGCACCGACGAGAACGTCTGCAGCTTGCAGCCCACGTCGGAGCGTCAGGACCACAGCGGCCACGATCACAGCGGTCATGACCACAGCGGGCACGACCACAGCGGCCATGATCATGGCAATCACAAGCATGGCGGCGGGCACAGCCACGGCCATGACCACGACCATTCCGCTCCTGGTCACAGGCATTGA
- a CDS encoding efflux transporter outer membrane subunit, with protein sequence MKTSFAFTRPARTLAPLALAAALTGCSMAPKYDRPAAPIDTAYPLGAAYVEPAAATPDDAITAEIGWRDFFRDPLLQQLIGISLENNRDMRKAALNVEAAQALYRIQRAEMLPNLGVSARGASERVPADLSTTGQSDVLRRYDVAGVTAAWELDLWGRIRSLSDRALASYLALDETRIATQMSLVSEVASAYLTLRADQELLRLTSDTLATQKRSYGLTTQLVEAGNSTQLDLRRAEIALRTAEANHAAYTRQAAKDRNALVLLLGQPLTPELSRQLDEAMALPDDIVPTGLPSGLPSELLARRPDIRAAEQMLIGANANIGAARAAFFPTISLTGSAGTASASLDGLFDSGSRAWSFLPQITLPIFRGGALRANLDVAHVQKRIEIANYEKSIQAAFAEVADGLAGKRTLDEQIRAEQLLVAASQKAYELAEQRFQEGVDDNLTVLDAQRTHYGTQQTLVRTRLTRLNNLIHLYKALGGGWTEHTVQSGATAQQSARSPG encoded by the coding sequence ATGAAAACATCTTTCGCATTCACACGACCCGCCAGGACGCTGGCGCCGCTCGCCCTCGCGGCGGCGTTGACTGGCTGCTCCATGGCACCGAAGTATGACCGGCCCGCAGCGCCGATCGACACGGCTTATCCCTTGGGCGCGGCCTATGTGGAACCGGCGGCCGCGACGCCCGACGACGCGATCACGGCCGAGATCGGCTGGCGGGACTTCTTCCGCGACCCGCTGCTGCAGCAGTTGATCGGCATTTCACTGGAGAACAACCGCGACATGCGCAAGGCCGCGCTCAACGTGGAGGCGGCTCAGGCGCTGTACCGTATCCAGCGTGCCGAGATGCTGCCGAACCTGGGCGTTTCCGCCCGCGGCGCGTCAGAGCGCGTACCGGCCGACCTCAGCACCACGGGGCAAAGCGACGTGCTCCGGCGCTACGACGTGGCCGGGGTGACGGCCGCCTGGGAACTGGACCTGTGGGGCCGCATCCGCAGCCTCAGCGACCGGGCGCTGGCGTCCTACCTGGCCCTCGACGAGACCCGCATCGCCACGCAGATGAGCCTGGTGTCCGAGGTGGCCAGCGCCTACCTCACGCTGCGTGCCGACCAGGAACTGCTGCGCCTGACGAGCGACACCCTCGCCACGCAGAAGCGCTCCTACGGGCTGACCACCCAACTGGTGGAAGCGGGCAACTCCACGCAGCTCGACCTGCGCCGCGCAGAGATCGCGTTGCGCACCGCCGAGGCCAACCATGCCGCCTACACACGGCAGGCGGCCAAGGACCGCAACGCGCTGGTGCTGCTGTTGGGCCAGCCGCTGACGCCGGAGCTGTCCCGGCAGCTTGACGAGGCCATGGCGCTGCCGGACGACATCGTGCCGACCGGCCTGCCGAGCGGCCTGCCGTCCGAACTGCTCGCGCGCCGGCCGGACATCCGCGCCGCCGAGCAGATGCTGATCGGCGCCAACGCCAACATCGGCGCGGCGCGGGCCGCGTTCTTCCCGACGATCAGCCTTACGGGCTCGGCGGGCACGGCCAGCGCTTCGCTGGACGGCCTGTTCGATTCGGGCTCGCGGGCCTGGAGCTTCCTGCCGCAGATCACGCTGCCCATCTTCCGCGGCGGCGCGCTGCGCGCCAACCTGGACGTGGCGCACGTACAGAAGCGCATCGAGATCGCCAACTACGAGAAGTCCATCCAGGCGGCCTTCGCCGAGGTGGCCGACGGCCTGGCGGGCAAGCGCACGCTCGATGAGCAGATCCGCGCGGAGCAGCTCCTGGTGGCGGCCAGCCAGAAGGCCTACGAGCTGGCCGAGCAGCGCTTCCAGGAGGGCGTGGACGACAACCTCACTGTACTCGACGCGCAGCGCACGCATTACGGCACGCAGCAGACCCTGGTGCGCACGCGCCTGACGCGGCTGAACAACCTCATCCATCTGTACAAGGCGCTGGGCGGCGGCTGGACTGAGCACACGGTGCAATCGGGCGCCACGGCGCAGCAGTCCGCCCGGTCGCCGGGATGA
- a CDS encoding efflux RND transporter permease subunit, protein MNFPRFFINRPIFAIVLSVLMLIAGAISYFQLPLSEYPQVTPPTVQVTASYPGANPQVIADTVASPLEQAINGVEGMMYMQSQMSTDGKMVLTVSFEQHINADIAQIQVQNRVSRALPRLPPEVQRIGVVTEKTSPDVLMVVHLLSPGGRYDPLYVSNYATLHVKDELARTPGVGDVLVWGAGEYSMRVWLEPAKVAARGLIASDVVAAIREQNIQVAAGSVGQQPDASAAFQVTVNTLGRLSSEEQFGEIVVKTGADGQVTRLRDVARISMGADSYSLRSLLNGEPAVGIQIIQSPGANALDVSSAVRAAMDRLQAKFPDGIEYRIAYDPTVFVRASLQSVAVTLLEAIFLVVIVVVLFLQSWRASIIPLIAVPVSLVGTFAVMHMFGFSLNTLSLFGLVLSIGIVVDDAIVVVENVERHIALGESPKDAARKAMDEVTGPILAITSVLAAVFIPSAFLSGLQGEFYRQFALTIAFSTILSAINSLTLSPALAAILLKPHHGAAKPDRVTRIIDGVFGGFFRRFNRFFDRASNSYVGGVRRAVRGSAIVLLLYVGFLGLTWLGFHKVPAGFVPAQDKYYLVGIAQLPTGASLDRTEAVVKEMTKIALAEPGVESVVAFPGLSVNGPVNQPNTALMFAMLKPFDERKDPSLSAFAIQGKLMGKFSQIPDGFVGIFPPPPVPGLGSMGGFKLQIEDRAGLGPEALAQAQGQIMGKAMQAPELANMLASFQTNAPQLQVDIDRVKAKSQGVSLTEVFDTLQVNLGSLYVNDFNRFGRTYRVMAQADAQFRMQAEDIGMLKVRNAAGDMIPLSAFATIERSSGPDRVMHYNGFPSADISGGPAPGYSSGQATAAIEKIVSESLPDGMTYEWTDLTFQEKRVGNTAIYIFALAVLLAFLFLAAQYNSWSLPFAVLLIAPMALLSAIAGVWLSGGDNNIFTQIGFVVLIGLAAKNAILIVEFARAKESEGADPLAAVLEAARLRLRPILMTSFAFIAGVVPLVLASGAGAEMRHAMGIAVFAGMLGVTVFGLVLTPVFYVVVRKLALRREARHARVGMTDQHA, encoded by the coding sequence ATGAATTTCCCCCGCTTCTTCATCAACCGGCCCATCTTCGCCATCGTCCTGTCGGTGCTGATGCTGATCGCGGGCGCGATCAGCTACTTCCAGCTGCCGCTGAGCGAATACCCGCAGGTCACGCCTCCCACGGTGCAGGTCACCGCTAGCTATCCCGGTGCCAACCCGCAAGTGATCGCCGATACCGTGGCATCACCGCTGGAGCAGGCGATCAACGGCGTAGAAGGCATGATGTACATGCAGTCTCAGATGTCCACCGACGGGAAAATGGTGCTCACCGTCTCCTTCGAGCAGCATATCAACGCCGACATTGCGCAGATCCAGGTGCAAAACCGGGTCTCGCGGGCGTTGCCGCGCCTACCGCCTGAAGTTCAGCGCATCGGTGTTGTCACCGAGAAAACGTCGCCGGACGTTCTCATGGTGGTGCATTTGCTTTCGCCTGGAGGTCGATATGATCCGCTGTACGTCTCCAACTACGCCACACTTCATGTGAAGGATGAGCTGGCTCGTACGCCAGGCGTCGGCGATGTCCTAGTCTGGGGCGCCGGGGAGTATTCGATGCGGGTCTGGCTCGAACCCGCCAAGGTCGCTGCTCGTGGGCTGATCGCGAGCGACGTGGTTGCCGCCATCCGCGAGCAGAACATACAGGTTGCCGCTGGTTCGGTTGGTCAGCAGCCGGATGCCTCGGCGGCGTTCCAGGTCACGGTCAACACTCTGGGCCGACTGTCGAGCGAGGAGCAATTCGGCGAGATCGTCGTGAAGACGGGCGCCGACGGCCAGGTAACTCGCCTGCGGGATGTCGCCCGCATCTCGATGGGGGCCGATTCCTACTCTTTGCGCAGCCTGCTCAATGGCGAGCCGGCGGTGGGGATACAGATCATCCAGAGCCCGGGCGCGAACGCGCTGGATGTGTCTAGCGCGGTGCGCGCGGCAATGGACCGACTTCAAGCTAAGTTCCCCGACGGCATTGAGTATAGGATCGCCTACGACCCCACGGTCTTCGTGCGCGCCTCGCTCCAGTCCGTCGCCGTCACGCTGCTGGAGGCCATCTTCCTGGTGGTGATCGTGGTGGTGCTGTTCCTGCAATCCTGGCGCGCGTCGATCATCCCGCTGATCGCCGTGCCGGTCTCGCTGGTCGGCACGTTCGCGGTGATGCACATGTTCGGTTTCTCGCTGAACACACTGTCGCTGTTCGGACTGGTGCTGTCCATCGGCATCGTGGTGGATGACGCCATCGTGGTGGTGGAGAACGTGGAGCGCCACATAGCGCTGGGCGAATCACCCAAGGACGCGGCGCGCAAGGCGATGGATGAAGTGACTGGCCCGATCCTGGCCATCACCTCGGTGCTGGCAGCGGTCTTCATCCCCTCGGCGTTCCTGTCGGGGCTGCAGGGCGAGTTCTATCGCCAGTTCGCGCTAACCATCGCGTTCTCGACCATCCTGTCGGCGATCAACTCGCTTACGCTGTCGCCAGCGCTGGCCGCCATCCTGCTCAAGCCGCACCACGGCGCGGCCAAGCCCGATCGCGTCACGCGCATCATCGACGGCGTGTTCGGCGGCTTCTTCCGCCGCTTCAACCGCTTCTTCGACCGCGCCTCGAATTCCTACGTCGGGGGCGTGCGCCGCGCGGTGCGCGGCAGCGCCATCGTGCTGCTGCTCTACGTCGGCTTCCTGGGCCTGACCTGGCTGGGCTTCCACAAGGTGCCTGCGGGCTTCGTGCCCGCCCAGGACAAGTACTACCTCGTGGGCATCGCCCAGCTTCCGACCGGCGCCTCGCTGGATCGCACCGAGGCGGTCGTCAAGGAGATGACCAAGATCGCACTGGCTGAGCCGGGCGTCGAGAGCGTGGTGGCCTTCCCGGGCCTGTCGGTCAATGGACCGGTGAACCAGCCGAACACCGCGCTGATGTTCGCCATGCTCAAGCCCTTCGATGAGCGCAAGGACCCGTCGCTGTCGGCCTTCGCCATCCAGGGCAAGCTCATGGGCAAGTTCAGCCAGATCCCGGACGGCTTCGTCGGCATCTTCCCGCCGCCGCCGGTGCCGGGCCTGGGTTCTATGGGCGGCTTTAAGCTGCAGATCGAGGACCGGGCGGGCCTGGGTCCCGAGGCGCTTGCACAAGCACAGGGCCAGATCATGGGCAAGGCCATGCAGGCGCCCGAGCTGGCGAACATGCTCGCCAGCTTCCAGACCAATGCGCCGCAGTTGCAGGTGGACATCGACCGGGTGAAGGCCAAGTCGCAGGGCGTGTCGCTGACCGAGGTGTTCGACACCCTGCAGGTCAACCTTGGCTCGCTCTACGTCAACGACTTCAACCGCTTCGGTCGCACCTACCGGGTAATGGCCCAAGCCGATGCGCAGTTCCGCATGCAGGCTGAGGACATAGGCATGCTCAAGGTGCGCAATGCAGCGGGCGACATGATCCCGCTGAGCGCGTTCGCGACCATCGAGCGCAGTTCCGGCCCCGACCGGGTGATGCATTACAACGGCTTCCCCTCGGCGGACATCAGCGGCGGGCCAGCGCCGGGCTACTCATCCGGCCAGGCCACCGCCGCGATTGAGAAGATCGTGAGCGAATCGCTGCCTGACGGTATGACCTACGAATGGACGGACCTGACTTTCCAGGAAAAGCGAGTTGGCAATACTGCTATCTATATCTTCGCGCTGGCGGTGCTGCTCGCCTTCCTGTTCCTGGCGGCCCAGTACAACAGTTGGTCGCTGCCGTTCGCTGTGCTGCTGATTGCACCCATGGCGCTGCTCTCGGCGATCGCCGGCGTCTGGCTCTCTGGGGGGGACAACAACATCTTCACGCAGATCGGTTTCGTGGTGCTGATCGGCCTGGCCGCCAAGAACGCGATCCTGATCGTGGAGTTCGCCCGCGCGAAGGAAAGCGAAGGGGCCGATCCGCTGGCAGCCGTGCTCGAAGCCGCGCGCTTGCGGCTGCGCCCGATCCTGATGACGTCGTTCGCCTTCATCGCTGGCGTGGTGCCGCTGGTGCTGGCCAGCGGTGCGGGCGCCGAGATGCGCCACGCCATGGGCATCGCGGTGTTCGCCGGCATGCTGGGCGTGACGGTATTCGGCCTGGTGCTGACGCCGGTGTTCTACGTCGTGGTGCGCAAGCTGGCGCTGCGCCGCGAAGCGCGCCATGCCCGTGTCGGCATGACCGACCAGCACGCATGA
- a CDS encoding metal-sensing transcriptional repressor, with translation MEDMHKHTTHPDLVKRLKRAEGHLRHVIGMIEGGETCLDIARQLAAVESAVTAAKRVLIHDHIDHCLSHDEDSVLTEMKALTKLL, from the coding sequence ATGGAAGACATGCATAAGCACACCACCCATCCCGACCTGGTGAAGCGGCTCAAGCGCGCCGAGGGGCATCTGCGGCACGTCATCGGGATGATCGAAGGGGGAGAAACCTGCCTCGACATCGCCCGCCAGCTCGCGGCGGTGGAAAGCGCGGTGACGGCGGCCAAGCGCGTCCTGATCCACGACCACATCGACCACTGCCTGTCCCATGACGAGGACTCCGTTCTGACCGAAATGAAGGCGCTGACCAAACTGCTCTGA
- a CDS encoding efflux RND transporter periplasmic adaptor subunit, whose product MRKKIRIVVVAGVIAAVGGIAIAARDAKDEGKAAAPPAGAPMAPQVPVAEVITRTVAPSAEYTGFLAAPKTVELRSRVGGAVDAVSVPEGSLVRKGQLLFQIDPRPFQVTLDTAAAQLQQAEVLASQAQADFDRAERLVATGAVARKTYDDAVSARSARQAQVQAAKAAVAAARLDLSYARVTAPIAGRVDRVLVTEGNLVSGGVAGAATLLTTIVSIDPLHVYFDIDEATYLNVVSRSRPAAGAGGKASLPVQVGLTTDKGFPHRGALDFVGNTIDRSTGTIRARAVVPNPDGRMAPGMFARAKLSTGAAREAVLIDDQAVGTDQGRNYVLVVGENNQAQYRPIELGPVVDGLRVINGSLQAGEKIIIKGLVRPGMAVTPRMVPMQPPAAPAAGADPAKADGAAGSAEARK is encoded by the coding sequence ATGCGTAAAAAAATCAGAATCGTTGTGGTGGCAGGCGTCATCGCAGCCGTCGGGGGCATAGCGATTGCCGCCCGCGACGCCAAGGACGAGGGCAAGGCCGCGGCGCCCCCGGCGGGCGCGCCGATGGCGCCGCAGGTGCCCGTGGCCGAGGTCATCACCCGCACGGTCGCGCCATCGGCCGAGTACACCGGCTTCCTGGCCGCGCCCAAGACCGTCGAGCTGCGCTCGCGGGTCGGCGGCGCCGTCGATGCTGTGAGCGTCCCCGAGGGCAGCCTGGTGCGCAAGGGACAACTGCTGTTCCAGATCGACCCCCGACCGTTCCAGGTCACGCTCGACACGGCTGCGGCGCAACTGCAACAGGCCGAGGTGCTGGCCAGTCAGGCCCAGGCCGACTTCGACCGCGCCGAGCGCCTGGTGGCGACCGGCGCTGTCGCGCGCAAGACCTACGACGATGCCGTCTCCGCGCGCAGTGCGCGCCAGGCCCAGGTGCAAGCGGCCAAGGCCGCCGTCGCTGCGGCGCGGCTGGATCTGTCCTACGCCCGCGTCACGGCGCCCATCGCCGGGCGCGTTGACCGCGTGCTCGTGACCGAGGGCAACCTGGTCAGCGGCGGTGTCGCCGGCGCGGCCACGCTGCTGACCACGATCGTGTCCATCGACCCGCTGCACGTGTACTTCGACATCGACGAAGCCACGTACCTCAACGTCGTGAGCCGCTCGCGGCCCGCTGCGGGCGCCGGCGGCAAGGCCTCGCTGCCCGTGCAGGTCGGGCTGACCACGGACAAGGGTTTCCCGCACAGGGGCGCGCTCGACTTCGTGGGCAACACCATTGACCGAAGCACCGGCACGATCCGCGCGCGCGCCGTTGTGCCCAACCCGGATGGGCGCATGGCACCCGGCATGTTCGCCCGGGCCAAGCTGTCCACCGGCGCGGCGCGCGAGGCCGTCCTGATCGACGATCAGGCCGTGGGCACCGACCAAGGGCGCAACTACGTGCTGGTCGTGGGCGAGAACAACCAGGCCCAGTACCGGCCCATCGAACTGGGGCCGGTGGTGGACGGGCTGCGCGTCATCAACGGCAGCCTGCAGGCCGGTGAGAAGATCATCATCAAGGGCCTCGTGCGCCCCGGCATGGCGGTCACGCCGCGCATGGTGCCCATGCAGCCGCCCGCGGCACCGGCCGCCGGCGCGGACCCCGCCAAGGCTGACGGCGCGGCCGGCTCGGCGGAGGCCCGCAAATGA
- a CDS encoding MFS transporter — translation MLSVLNNRTYRHLFTAQVIALVGTGLMTVALGLLAYELAGADAGAVLGTALAIKMLAYAGVAPVAQAFADRLPRRSLLVALDLVRAAVALCLPFVTEVWQIYLLIFVLQAASAGFTPTFQATIPDILPDEEDYTKALSLSRLAYDLESLISPMLAAALLTVISFHNLFAGTVLGFLVSAALVVSVRLPTSVPGPRRGIWERTTRGTRIYLATPRLRGLLAISLAVSAAGAMVIVNTVVLVKARFGLGEVEVAWALAAFGGGSMVAAFVLPSLLEKVADRPAMLTGAAVLVVGTAIGALLPSYALLLPLWLVIGFGYSVAQTPSGRLLRRSAHAEDRPAIFAAHFALSHACWLICYPLAGRFGAAMGLQSTFVVMSLIGLAGVALALRLWPASDPSDLAHDHPNLSADHPHLRQHANQGGHHHVLVVDDLHRIWPKG, via the coding sequence ATGCTCTCCGTCCTGAATAACCGCACCTACCGCCACCTGTTCACCGCCCAGGTGATCGCGCTCGTCGGCACCGGCCTGATGACGGTGGCGCTCGGCCTGCTGGCCTACGAGCTGGCCGGCGCGGATGCAGGCGCGGTGCTCGGGACGGCGCTGGCCATCAAGATGCTGGCCTACGCGGGGGTCGCGCCGGTCGCGCAGGCCTTCGCCGACCGGCTCCCGCGGCGCTCGCTGCTCGTGGCGCTGGACCTCGTGCGAGCGGCCGTCGCGCTGTGCCTGCCCTTCGTCACCGAGGTCTGGCAGATCTACCTGCTGATCTTCGTTCTGCAGGCGGCATCCGCCGGCTTCACGCCGACCTTCCAGGCCACCATCCCGGACATCCTTCCCGACGAAGAGGACTACACGAAGGCGCTGTCGCTGTCCCGGCTGGCCTACGACCTGGAAAGCCTGATTTCCCCGATGCTGGCCGCCGCGCTGCTGACCGTCATCAGCTTTCACAACCTGTTCGCGGGAACGGTGCTCGGTTTCCTCGTTTCAGCCGCTCTCGTGGTCAGCGTGCGGTTGCCCACGTCCGTCCCCGGCCCGCGCCGCGGCATCTGGGAGCGAACGACGCGCGGCACGCGCATCTACCTCGCCACGCCTCGCCTGCGGGGCCTGCTGGCGATCAGCCTGGCCGTCTCGGCGGCCGGCGCGATGGTGATCGTGAACACGGTGGTGCTCGTGAAGGCGCGTTTCGGCCTGGGCGAAGTCGAGGTGGCGTGGGCACTGGCGGCGTTCGGAGGCGGCTCGATGGTGGCCGCCTTCGTCTTGCCGTCCCTACTGGAGAAAGTAGCCGACCGACCCGCGATGCTCACCGGCGCCGCTGTCCTCGTCGTGGGCACGGCGATCGGCGCACTGCTGCCGAGCTATGCGCTGTTGCTGCCGCTGTGGCTGGTGATCGGCTTTGGCTACAGCGTGGCGCAGACGCCATCCGGCCGTCTTCTGCGCCGCTCGGCCCACGCCGAGGACCGTCCAGCGATCTTCGCGGCCCACTTCGCGCTGTCGCACGCCTGCTGGCTCATCTGCTACCCGCTGGCCGGACGCTTCGGCGCGGCCATGGGGCTGCAATCGACGTTCGTCGTCATGTCCTTGATCGGCCTAGCTGGCGTGGCGCTGGCGCTTCGGCTGTGGCCGGCCAGCGACCCGTCGGACTTGGCCCATGACCATCCGAACCTGTCGGCGGATCACCCCCACTTGCGTCAGCACGCGAACCAAGGCGGGCACCATCACGTGCTGGTCGTGGATGACTTGCACCGGATCTGGCCGAAAGGATAG